The Pseudomonas protegens genome contains the following window.
AAGCTGTCACCGGCGGCCACCGTACCCGTGAGGTTCAGCGAGAAACCGTCGATCACCGGCGCAGGGCTGGTGGTCGTGCTGAAGCTGCCCATGTCGGTACCGTCGGAACGCTTGACGCTGTAATCCGTGGCGCTGCTGAAGGTCACCGTGTAGTCACTGGTGCTCAGCTTGCCGGTATCTTTGATCGTCACATTGAAGTTGCCCGAGCCGGCACTGTTGGCGGCGCTGGCCATACTGCGCTGACTGATCATCCGCAAGCTGTTGATGTCGTTGAACAGGTTGCCGCCGAACTCACCGTTCTTGTCGATGCCCTGGGCCATCTGGCTGTTCATCTGGTCGGCAACCACCAGGGCCACGCGCCCCAGTTCATTCATGGCCGGGTCCAGCACTTCGCTGCGATAGCGCAACAGGCCACCAATCTCGCCACCCGTGGTGACGTTGGTGATGTCCGCGGTGCTGGTACCACGATTGATCTGCAGCATGGAGCGGGTCGGATCATTCTTGCCCTGCACCACTTCCAGGGTGTTGGCGGAGTTGCCCATCACCAGCGGCTGGCCGCTGCCCAGGTACAGGTCGAGGCTCGAGCCGCGCTCCGACACCTGAACGCCGATGAACGTCGAAAGCTGGCGCACGGTTTCGTTACGAGCATCCAACAAGTCGTTGGGCATGCCGTTGCCGTTGGTCGACAGCTCGGAAATCTTCTGGTTGAGCTGAGCCACGGTGTTGGCCAGCTTGTTGACCTGGTCGGCCATGCTCGCCAAGTTGCCATTGATGTTGCTGTTCTGCTCGTTGAGCTGGCTGGACACCGAGTTGAAACGGTTGCTCAAGGCCTGGGTATCGCTGAGCAGCAACTGTCGGGAGGCCTCGTCGGTGGGCTTGGCGTTGAGGTTCTGCAGCGAGGCGAAGAACTTGGTCAGGGCGCCGTTCATGCCGGTGCCGTTGTCCGACAGCAACTGGTCGATCGGGCTGATCTGGCCCTGGTAGGCCGCGACGTCACTGTTGAGGGACGTGGCGGTGCGCAACTGGGCATCGAGGAAGCTGTTGTACACCCGGCGCACGTCGGCCAGGGTGGTACCGGTGCCGATGAAGACATTGCCGAATTGAGCGGAGGCCTTGGTGCCCTGCACGGTCTGCTGGCGCGAGTACCCGGCGGTGTCGGCGTTGGCAATGTTGTTACCCGTGGTCATCAACGACGTTTGGCTGGCGGCCAGCCCCGACATCCCGATATTGAGCAAACTCATGATTCAGACCTTATAAATTCGTGGAAACGCCCGCCGCAGCGTAGTTCTGGTAATGCTTCATCTGCTTGGCTATCTGCGAAATCTTGCTAGCGTAATCCGGGTCCGTTGCATACCCGGCTTTTTGCAACTCGCGAACAAACTGTTCTGGTTTATCGGCCACCTTCAGCACTTCTTGATAGCGATTGTTGCTCTGCAACAAGGTCACCAGATCGTGGAAGCTGTCCTGATAGGAATCGTAGGAACGGAACGCCGCCGTCTCCTTGACCATCTGCCCATCGCGGAACTCGCTGGTGATCGCCCGGGCCTGAGCGCCCTGCCAGCTCTTGCCGGCCTTGATGCCGAACAGGTTGTGACTGCTGGTGCCATCCTGCTGGCGCATCACCGATTTGCCCCAGCCGGTCTCCAGCGCGGCCTGGGCCACCAGATAGCGTGGATCGACGCCGATCCGCTGCGCCGCCTGCTGCGCCATTGGCAGCATGGTGGCGACGAAGTCGTCGGCGGAGCTGAAGGCACGCTTGGCAGGTGCCAGCGGCGGCTGAGCCATGGCCCGGCCATACACGCGCATCTTGCCCTGGGACGCGGCATAGCCCTGGTTGACCCGCCATTCGCCGCGCAGCACCGCATCCGCGGCCGCCGTGGTGCGACTCGGCGCAGCGTTCTGAGTGGAAGCATCGGCAACACCGCCGGCCGACGGCACGATCCCGGTCAACAGGCGATCGGTCAGCTTACTTGGCAGCGACAGGCGACGCTGGTTGAGCAGGACCATGTCGTTATGGGCCACGCTGGTCCGCAACGGATCATGGGCTCGCGAAGCCCACAACGGCCGCTGGCCGTTGGACCGGCTCAAGGGACCATCCTGGGCGCTGGTGCCCGCGGCAATCGGCGTCGGCGTCGCTGCCACCACCGGCGCAGCCGCCGCGGGTGGCGTGGCACCCGGCGTGGCCGGCTTGTTCTTCATCATCTGGCGCATCAGCACATTGGCCAGGCCAATACCGCCGCCCTCGCGCGACAGGGACACCGCGAGCTGCTGATCGTACATGTCCTGATACTGCTTGGCGGCCGGAGTATTGAGCGGGTTGTCCTGGGCGATGACATCAGTGGCCTTGCGCATGGACTTGAGCATTTCGTTGAGGAACAGCGACTCGAACTCCTGCGCCACCTTGCGCACGTTGGCCTCGCCGTTCTTGTCACCGACCTTGAGTTGCTGCAGGCGATTGAGGTCGGAATAGGACCCGGAATCGCCGCTGCCAATCAATCCGCTCTTACGTATATCCATGGCCGCCACCTCAAATCACGATCAAGTCGGCTTGCAGCGCGCCGGCCTGTTTCAAGGCTTCGAGAATCGCCATCAGGTCGCCCGGGGCCGCGCCCACCTGGTTCACCGCGCGAACGATCTCATCCAGGGTGGTGCCCGGGCCGAACTTGAACATCGGCTTGGCTTCCTGCTGCGCATTGACCCGCGAACGCGGCACCACCGCGGTCTGTCCATTGGACAGCGGACCGGGCTGGCTGACGATCGGATCCTCGGTAATGGTTACGGTCAGGCTGCCGTGGGTCACCGCCGCCGGCGACACCTTGACGTTCTGGCCGATGACGATGGTGCCGGTCCGGGAGTTGATGATGACCTTGGCCACCGCCTGCCCCGGATCGACTTCCAGGTTCTCCAGGATCGACAGGTAATCCACGCGCTGGCTTGGGTCCAGGGGCGCGGTGACCCGAATCGAACCGCCATCGATGGCCTGGGCCACGCCCGGGCCGAGCATGTCGTTGATCTTGTCGACGATGCGCTTGGCGGTGGTGAAGTCCGAACGGTTGAGGTTCAGGGTCAGGCTGTTGCCCTGGTTGAAACCGCTGGGTACGGCCCGCTCCACCGAAGCGCCGCCGGGAATCCGCCCGGCCGATGGAACGTTGACGGTGATCTTCGAACCATCGCGCCCTTCGGCGTCGAAACCACCCACCACCAGGTTGCCCTGGGCGATGGCATAGACGTTGCCGTCGATCCCCTTCAGGGGCGTCAGCAACAGGGTGCCGCCACGCAGGCTCTTGGAGTTACCGATGGACGAAACAGTGATGTCCACCTGCTGGCCCGGCTTGGCGAACGCCGGCAGATCGGCACTCACCGACACTGCCGCAACGTTCTTCAACTGCACGTTGCCGGAACCGGCCGGCACCTTGATGCCGAACTGCGACAGCATGTTGTTGAAGGTCTGCAGGGTGAACGGGGTCTGGGTGGTCTGGTCGCCGGTGCCGTTAAGCCCGACCACCAGGCCGTAGCCGATCAACTGGTTGGAACGCACGCCGGAAATACTGGCGATGTCCTTCAGCCGCTCGGCCTGAACGCCGAGGGAAGTGGACAGCAACAAGGCCGCCGCCATCAGGTGCTTGAAGTTGAACATGAGGCTTCTCATCACCTAGAAAGGGAACAGCGGACTGAGGAAGAAACGGTCGAACCAGCCAGGCTGGTTGGCATCGGCGAAGGAGCCGGTGCCCGAGTAGGTGATGCGCGCATCCGCGACCCGGGTCGAGGACACGGTGTTGTCGGTGGCGATATCGTCCGCCCGCACCAGGCCGGCGATCCGCACCAGCTCGTCGCCGGTGTTGAGGGTCATCCACTTCTCGCCGCGTACCGCGATGATGCCGTTGGGCAATACATCGGCCACGGTGACGGTGATCGAACCGGTCAGGCTGTTGCTCTGGGCGGCCTTGCTGTCGCCCTTGGTGGCGCGGTTGCCGCTGTAGCCGGCGTTCAGGGTCAGGTCACCGCTGCCCAGGGGGTTGTTGGTATTGGGCACGGCACCGAACAGCGAGGTCAGGCCAACGCTGTTGGAGCTGGTCTTGGTCAGCGCCGAGTTGGCGCCCTTGCTGGCCGCGGTCTTCTCATTGAGGGTGATGGTGATGATGTCACCGACCCGGAACGCCTTGCGGTCGCTGTACAGGTTCTGCTCGAAGCCGGCCTGGTAGATCGAACCGTTGTTGGACGCGGAAGGCAGCGGCGTGCGCGGCAATACCGGCGCGTAGTAAGGGTCATTGGGCTTGGGCGGCGGGGCAACACAGCCCGCAAGCACGGCACTCCCACTCAGCGCTAGAACACAAATAAACCGATTCATGACCCTTCCTCACGATGTTGCCGGCACGCCACGTCAGACCCGTGGCGACCTCAAGACTTGATTACAGCTTCTGCGTTACGAACGAGAGCATCTGGTCGGCGGTGGAGATCACCTTGGAGTTCATCTCGTAGGCACGCTGGGTGGTGATCATATTGACCATCTCCTCGACCGTGCTGACGTTGGACGCTTCCAGGGTGTTCTGCAGAGTGGTGCCGAAACCGTTGAGACCCGGGGTGCCGATCTGCGGCGCGCCGCTGGCGGCGGTTTCCAGGAACAGGTTGTTGCCCTGGGCCTGCAGGCCGGCCGGGTTGATGAAGTCGGCGGTTTGCAAGTTGCCGATCACCTGGGACGCCGGGTTGCCGGCGATGGTGATGGACACCGTGCCGTCCTGACCCACGGTGAAGGTCTGCGCGTCGTTGGGCACGACAATCGCCGGCTCCAGGGCAAAGCCGCTGGCGGTGACGATCTGGCCATTGGAATTGAGGTGGAAGGTGCCGTCACGGGTATAGGCCGTGGTGCCATCGGGCTGCAGGATCTGGAAGAAACCACGGCCGTTGATCGCCAGGTCCAGCGGCTGCTCGGTGGTTTGCAGGCTGCCGGCAGTGAAGTTCTTCTGGGTGCCGACGATGCGCACACCGGTACCGACCTGCAGGCCGGTTGGCAGTTCACTGTCCTGGGTCGACTGGGCACCCGGCTGACGCTTGATCTGGTACAGCAGGTCCTGGAACTCGGCGCGATCACGTTTGAAACCCGTGGTCGAGACGTTCGCCAGGTTGTTGGAAATCACACTCAGGTTGGTGTCCTGGGCGGACAGACCGGTTTTGGCAACCCATAGAGCCGGAAGCATTCGATTCTCCTCTCGCGCCTGTTTTACGGCGCTAGGTACTGGTAATTAGCTGATCTGCAAGACCCGAGCCATGGCCTGGTCGTCTTCTTTGGCGCTGTTCATCATCTTGATGTGCAATTCGAACTGCCTGGACAAGGCCAGCACTGCCGTCATCTCTTCCACGGCATTGACGTTGCTCGACTCCAGGAACCCCGACACCAGCTGCACATTGGCATCGGCTGGCGCCGGCTGGCCGTCCTTGGTCTTGATCGAGCCATCGAGCCCCTTGGTCAGGTTCTTGATGTCCGGATTGACCAGCTTGATGCGATCGACCTCGGCCATGACACGCGGCCCCTCACCCATGGCCCGGATGCTGATGGTGCCGTCCTGGCCCACTTCGATCTTCTGCTCAGGCGGCACGGCAATCGGACCGCCATTGCCCATGACCGGCATGCCGTTGCCGGCACGCAGCACACCCAGGGCGTCGACGTTCAAGCTGCCGGTGCGCACATAGCTTTCGCTGCCATCGGGGCTCTGCACGGCGATCCAGCCCTTGCCGCTGACGGCCACGTCCAGGTCACGACCGGTTTCCACCATGGAGCCGGGAGTAAAATCCGTCGCCGGCCGCTCGCCCATGGCAAAGGCCCGCGCCGGAAAACTGTCACCAAACACCGGCATCGCACGCGCCTGCTCCAGGTCGCGCTGAAAACCGTTGGTGGAGATGTTCGCCAGATTGTTGGCATGAGCCTTTTGCGCCAGTGCATTCTGGCTGGCGCCGGTCATTGCCACATAAAGGTACTTGTCCACAATCGTTCCTCATCTGCCGGACGTTTGCCGCCCACCGCTGTACTGCGAAGCCATAAGCAATAAGCGCACCAAGTTTTTTCGAGAAGGTTTATCCCCAGGCGGGACAGGGCTTTGCCCGGTCCACAGGGAATGCAGAGGGTGGTAGCGGAGACGGAAAAACGGCGGCCTTATGCCGCAAACGGCAAGTAACGGCCCGGATACATGCCCGGCTGCCACCGCTACTCAAGGCTGCGGCAAGGATTACGGCTTGCCGACGTCGTATTCGCGCAGCTTGTTGGCAATGGTGGTGTGGGACACCCCGAGGCGCTTGCCCAACTGCCGACTGCTGGGATGTTCGGCGTACAGGCTTTCCAGCACGGCCTTTTCAAAACGCCCGACGATCTGCTCCAGGCCGCCTTCCAGGGAGAAATCCCCCAGGGGCTGGCGGGCACCGTAGTCCGGCAGGCGGATGTGCTCGGCCTTGACCACGCCGCCATCACACAACGAGACCGCCTGAAACAGCACGTTCTCCAACTGCCGGACGTTGCCCGGCCAGTGGTAGTGACTCAGACGCTCCATGGCGGCCGGCGCCAGCCGCGGCAGCGGGCAGCCAATCTGCCGGCTGGCCTGATCGAGGAAATGCTCCACCAGCGGGGTCAGGCCATCAAGGCATTCACGCAAGGGCGGTATGTGCAGCGACAGCACATTCAGCCGGTGATAGAGATCCTGGCGAAACTCGCCCCGGGCACAGAGCTCGGACAGGTCGACCTGGGTCGCGCAAATGACCCGTACATCCAGGTACACCTCTTCATCGCTGCCCACCCGGCGGAAGCAGCCATCCTGCAGAAAGCGCAGCAACTTGACCTGCAGACGCGGGCTCATCTCCCCCACGCCGTCGAGAAACAGGGTGCCACCGGCGGTCAGCTCCAGCAGCCCGAGCTTGCCCTCCGCCCGCGCCCCTTCGAAGGCCCCGGGGCCGTAGCCGAACAGCTCGGTTTCGGCCATGGACTCCGGCAACCCGGCGCAATTGAGGGCCATCAGTGGCGACTGCCCCCGCGGGCTGGCCAGGTGGCAGGCGCGGGCCAGCAGTTCCTTGCCGGTGCCGGTTTCGCCCTCGATCAGCAGCGGCGCGTCCAGCGGCGCCATGCGCCGCGCCTCACGCACCACCGCCGCCATGACTTTCGAACTCTGGAAAATACTGTCGAAACCGCGCAACTCCTGCTTGCGCACGTTGTAGATGCGCTCACCGACCCGATCCGCCCGGTGCAGGGTCAATACCGCGCCGGCCATGGCCTCGCTGTCGTCGTGCTCGGATTGCAGCGGGGCGATGTCCGCCAGGAACACATCGCCCTTGACCTTGACCCGCAGCCCATTGATCCGCGACTGATTGGCCCGCACCAGCTCCGGCAGGTCGAAATCCTCGGCGTAGCGCGACAGGGGAATCCCCGGCACCTCATCCACCCGTACCCCCAGCAACTGCGCCGCCGCCCGGTTGGCGGCCACGATGGAACCGCCCATGTCGATGGACAGCACCGGGAACTCCAGGGCGCCCAGCAGTGCGTTGAGTTCCATGTGCCGGCGCTCGCTGGGCATCAGCCCGACACGCTTCACACCGAAGACCCCGGCGATGGACTCGAACTTGGGGCGCAGCGCCTGGAACTGCAGATTGATCAGGTTCGGGCAATGCAGATAGATGGCATTGCCATGCTCGCCGCCCACCTCGCCCCGGGCCACGTTGATCCCGTACTCCACCAGCAGATTGAGAATGTCCCGCAGGATGCCGATGCGGTTCTGGCAGTGAACTTTGATGCGCATGAAGAAAGGCCCGAAACGGATAAGGGAAGGCATAAACGCCGAAAGCCGACGCTTTTGACGTCGACACTTGCAAAGTTTCTGCTGGGTGATGCAGATAATCGTCAAGATTATGTGACAGCCATGGGCTTTTTCAAACCTGGAAACCCACAACATGCCGGCCATTCGGGCAAATTCGTAACGAATACTTTACGAATAGGCGCCGAGTGGCCCCTCACAGACACCCGCCGCCTGCTGCAAAGCGTCGCACCCTCGGGTATCACTGGGGTCACACATAACAAGAACGCATCCCCTGGCAGGAGAGCAGCATGAAGCAGACGCAGTACGTGGCCCGCGAGCCCGACGCGCAAGGTTTTATCGACTATCCACCCGAAGAACACGCGGTGTGGAACACCCTGATCACGCGTCAGCTGAAAGTCATCGAGGGTCGTGCATGCC
Protein-coding sequences here:
- the flgK gene encoding flagellar hook-associated protein FlgK, with amino-acid sequence MSLLNIGMSGLAASQTSLMTTGNNIANADTAGYSRQQTVQGTKASAQFGNVFIGTGTTLADVRRVYNSFLDAQLRTATSLNSDVAAYQGQISPIDQLLSDNGTGMNGALTKFFASLQNLNAKPTDEASRQLLLSDTQALSNRFNSVSSQLNEQNSNINGNLASMADQVNKLANTVAQLNQKISELSTNGNGMPNDLLDARNETVRQLSTFIGVQVSERGSSLDLYLGSGQPLVMGNSANTLEVVQGKNDPTRSMLQINRGTSTADITNVTTGGEIGGLLRYRSEVLDPAMNELGRVALVVADQMNSQMAQGIDKNGEFGGNLFNDINSLRMISQRSMASAANSAGSGNFNVTIKDTGKLSTSDYTVTFSSATDYSVKRSDGTDMGSFSTTTSPAPVIDGFSLNLTGTVAAGDSFKIIPTRNAAATIQTEMTDSKRLALAAPLKAELGAGVKSSLSISAQPSLAVPIDNSDAASKLEMQTALKNSGPVKVVFNTASGGSQTYDYFDAKGVKMGSGSIVPGQSNVLNLQVNMLDASGNPITDGGTPPVTKTFTVQMTVAGSPNAGDNMSISVNGAGSSDNRNGLALSGLQTKQTVDTGSASKGITLVDAYGKLIENVGAKASQAKLDTAANGSILANAKGARDSLSGVDLDEETGNLVKFQQYYTASSQIIKAAQETFSTLINSL
- the flgJ gene encoding flagellar assembly peptidoglycan hydrolase FlgJ — encoded protein: MDIRKSGLIGSGDSGSYSDLNRLQQLKVGDKNGEANVRKVAQEFESLFLNEMLKSMRKATDVIAQDNPLNTPAAKQYQDMYDQQLAVSLSREGGGIGLANVLMRQMMKNKPATPGATPPAAAAPVVAATPTPIAAGTSAQDGPLSRSNGQRPLWASRAHDPLRTSVAHNDMVLLNQRRLSLPSKLTDRLLTGIVPSAGGVADASTQNAAPSRTTAAADAVLRGEWRVNQGYAASQGKMRVYGRAMAQPPLAPAKRAFSSADDFVATMLPMAQQAAQRIGVDPRYLVAQAALETGWGKSVMRQQDGTSSHNLFGIKAGKSWQGAQARAITSEFRDGQMVKETAAFRSYDSYQDSFHDLVTLLQSNNRYQEVLKVADKPEQFVRELQKAGYATDPDYASKISQIAKQMKHYQNYAAAGVSTNL
- a CDS encoding flagellar basal body P-ring protein FlgI; translation: MFNFKHLMAAALLLSTSLGVQAERLKDIASISGVRSNQLIGYGLVVGLNGTGDQTTQTPFTLQTFNNMLSQFGIKVPAGSGNVQLKNVAAVSVSADLPAFAKPGQQVDITVSSIGNSKSLRGGTLLLTPLKGIDGNVYAIAQGNLVVGGFDAEGRDGSKITVNVPSAGRIPGGASVERAVPSGFNQGNSLTLNLNRSDFTTAKRIVDKINDMLGPGVAQAIDGGSIRVTAPLDPSQRVDYLSILENLEVDPGQAVAKVIINSRTGTIVIGQNVKVSPAAVTHGSLTVTITEDPIVSQPGPLSNGQTAVVPRSRVNAQQEAKPMFKFGPGTTLDEIVRAVNQVGAAPGDLMAILEALKQAGALQADLIVI
- the flgH gene encoding flagellar basal body L-ring protein FlgH, whose protein sequence is MNRFICVLALSGSAVLAGCVAPPPKPNDPYYAPVLPRTPLPSASNNGSIYQAGFEQNLYSDRKAFRVGDIITITLNEKTAASKGANSALTKTSSNSVGLTSLFGAVPNTNNPLGSGDLTLNAGYSGNRATKGDSKAAQSNSLTGSITVTVADVLPNGIIAVRGEKWMTLNTGDELVRIAGLVRADDIATDNTVSSTRVADARITYSGTGSFADANQPGWFDRFFLSPLFPF
- the flgG gene encoding flagellar basal-body rod protein FlgG; this encodes MLPALWVAKTGLSAQDTNLSVISNNLANVSTTGFKRDRAEFQDLLYQIKRQPGAQSTQDSELPTGLQVGTGVRIVGTQKNFTAGSLQTTEQPLDLAINGRGFFQILQPDGTTAYTRDGTFHLNSNGQIVTASGFALEPAIVVPNDAQTFTVGQDGTVSITIAGNPASQVIGNLQTADFINPAGLQAQGNNLFLETAASGAPQIGTPGLNGFGTTLQNTLEASNVSTVEEMVNMITTQRAYEMNSKVISTADQMLSFVTQKL
- a CDS encoding flagellar basal body rod protein FlgF, with protein sequence MDKYLYVAMTGASQNALAQKAHANNLANISTNGFQRDLEQARAMPVFGDSFPARAFAMGERPATDFTPGSMVETGRDLDVAVSGKGWIAVQSPDGSESYVRTGSLNVDALGVLRAGNGMPVMGNGGPIAVPPEQKIEVGQDGTISIRAMGEGPRVMAEVDRIKLVNPDIKNLTKGLDGSIKTKDGQPAPADANVQLVSGFLESSNVNAVEEMTAVLALSRQFELHIKMMNSAKEDDQAMARVLQIS
- a CDS encoding sigma-54-dependent transcriptional regulator, which produces MRIKVHCQNRIGILRDILNLLVEYGINVARGEVGGEHGNAIYLHCPNLINLQFQALRPKFESIAGVFGVKRVGLMPSERRHMELNALLGALEFPVLSIDMGGSIVAANRAAAQLLGVRVDEVPGIPLSRYAEDFDLPELVRANQSRINGLRVKVKGDVFLADIAPLQSEHDDSEAMAGAVLTLHRADRVGERIYNVRKQELRGFDSIFQSSKVMAAVVREARRMAPLDAPLLIEGETGTGKELLARACHLASPRGQSPLMALNCAGLPESMAETELFGYGPGAFEGARAEGKLGLLELTAGGTLFLDGVGEMSPRLQVKLLRFLQDGCFRRVGSDEEVYLDVRVICATQVDLSELCARGEFRQDLYHRLNVLSLHIPPLRECLDGLTPLVEHFLDQASRQIGCPLPRLAPAAMERLSHYHWPGNVRQLENVLFQAVSLCDGGVVKAEHIRLPDYGARQPLGDFSLEGGLEQIVGRFEKAVLESLYAEHPSSRQLGKRLGVSHTTIANKLREYDVGKP